One genomic segment of [Phormidium] sp. ETS-05 includes these proteins:
- a CDS encoding NACHT domain-containing NTPase encodes MPSHPKVLDPLTPPPSDLEGLVEQVRELLRIPLNIEYRHLPQIDSSPPLTIDETYIPLAVLDQISSQRWLEVADLQRNHRHTVGGQHRLSLNQTYQNRIPALEAISDHLTTNSTTNSLKLMLLGKPGAGKTTFLQYLTLQCLGGELFPGHIPLLFRLRDWSATAQKSGDFDLINYISQKLHHLGINAEQITTLLHAGRVFLLLDGWDEINPSHSSEIGEQISQFSETYYQNSVVVSSRLAADHYRFRGFTYVELADFDGDQIAAFVFKWFAATCKANPKTGTHLAAQFMEKLDLPENSPMRELAGTPILLTLMVSVFFTKADFPKKRSKLYEAGLDILLSRWDEARGIQRHSAYDNLSLPHKIKLLSAIAAETFPLGNYFFEQSEIEAIVSDQLAIWGGNVEPETSHQESAAVLKAIELQHGLLVERAKGIYSFSHLSFQEYFTARNIVYRADAQMQREAIQELAAWVGDSRWREVFLLTAEMLRNADPLLQAMKLEIDTIAASSQFLQEFLAALATKCHGLEVGNKPAALRAFYFTLFLDRDLGLALALDRSLAGNLTPELNLDLKLARIFALALTLTREEIPDNPSGNKHLRQQMLNLNFALDLNGNLAGKPQLETAILQLKAALPDLSDKSTVCVHWWQQQGSHWLQEFAAVLQKHRQLVTTQLFTPEQIATLRHYYQTNKLLMDCLTSDCNCSIALKADIAANLLLPPLGTPEPKIMMTRSVGKSPLISSPQPT; translated from the coding sequence TTGCCCTCTCACCCCAAGGTATTAGACCCCCTGACCCCACCCCCATCGGACTTAGAAGGATTGGTGGAGCAGGTGCGGGAGTTGCTGCGCATTCCTCTAAATATAGAATACCGTCACCTGCCCCAGATCGACAGCTCGCCACCCCTCACTATTGATGAAACCTACATTCCCCTAGCAGTCCTAGACCAAATCAGCAGTCAGCGCTGGTTAGAAGTTGCCGACCTGCAACGAAATCATCGGCATACCGTGGGGGGACAACATCGCCTCAGCTTAAACCAAACTTATCAAAACCGCATCCCCGCACTCGAAGCCATCTCCGACCACCTTACCACCAACTCCACCACCAATTCCTTAAAGTTGATGTTGTTGGGTAAACCGGGAGCCGGGAAAACCACCTTTTTACAATACTTAACCTTACAATGTCTGGGCGGGGAATTATTTCCCGGTCACATTCCCCTATTATTCCGCCTCCGAGATTGGTCAGCCACAGCCCAGAAAAGTGGCGATTTTGATTTAATTAATTACATCAGCCAGAAATTGCACCATCTCGGCATCAACGCCGAACAAATTACTACTTTACTCCACGCGGGAAGAGTATTTCTCCTCTTGGATGGCTGGGATGAAATCAACCCTAGTCACAGCAGCGAAATCGGCGAGCAAATTAGCCAATTCAGCGAAACCTACTACCAAAATTCTGTAGTTGTCAGTTCGCGGCTGGCAGCAGACCACTATCGATTTCGGGGGTTTACCTATGTGGAATTAGCCGATTTTGACGGCGACCAAATTGCCGCTTTTGTTTTCAAGTGGTTTGCCGCTACCTGCAAAGCTAACCCCAAAACTGGCACTCACTTAGCTGCTCAGTTTATGGAAAAGCTGGATTTGCCAGAAAACTCGCCCATGCGAGAACTGGCGGGCACCCCGATTTTGCTGACGCTGATGGTGAGCGTGTTTTTCACGAAAGCGGATTTTCCCAAAAAACGCTCTAAGCTATACGAAGCAGGGTTAGACATCCTCTTATCACGCTGGGATGAAGCGAGAGGCATTCAACGCCATTCCGCTTATGACAATTTATCTTTGCCCCACAAAATTAAACTCCTCAGTGCGATCGCGGCTGAGACTTTCCCCCTAGGCAACTACTTTTTTGAACAAAGCGAAATCGAGGCGATCGTCTCCGACCAGTTAGCCATATGGGGAGGCAATGTGGAGCCAGAAACCAGCCACCAAGAAAGTGCGGCGGTACTGAAGGCGATCGAGCTACAGCATGGCTTACTGGTGGAAAGAGCAAAAGGGATTTATTCCTTTTCTCATCTCAGCTTCCAGGAGTATTTTACCGCCAGAAACATCGTTTACCGCGCTGATGCTCAAATGCAGCGGGAAGCCATACAGGAGTTAGCCGCTTGGGTGGGGGACAGTCGGTGGCGAGAAGTGTTTTTGCTGACAGCGGAAATGCTACGCAACGCTGACCCCCTGCTCCAAGCCATGAAGCTAGAAATCGATACGATCGCCGCTAGCTCCCAGTTCTTGCAGGAATTTTTAGCCGCCTTAGCCACCAAATGCCACGGCTTAGAAGTGGGTAACAAACCGGCAGCCCTGCGCGCCTTTTATTTTACCCTGTTTTTAGACCGGGATTTAGGGCTGGCGTTGGCACTCGATCGGAGCTTAGCAGGCAACCTCACCCCAGAATTAAATTTAGACCTAAAACTGGCGCGCATTTTTGCCTTAGCACTAACCCTCACCCGCGAGGAAATACCAGATAATCCCAGCGGGAACAAACATCTACGCCAGCAAATGCTCAACCTCAATTTTGCCCTAGACTTAAATGGCAACTTAGCAGGCAAACCCCAGTTAGAAACAGCCATCCTACAGCTCAAAGCGGCACTCCCAGACTTGAGCGATAAATCAACAGTATGCGTCCATTGGTGGCAGCAACAAGGTAGCCATTGGTTACAAGAATTTGCCGCCGTTCTCCAAAAACATCGCCAATTGGTGACAACGCAATTGTTCACCCCAGAGCAAATTGCCACCCTGCGGCATTATTACCAAACCAATAAATTATTGATGGACTGTCTCACCAGTGACTGCAATTGCTCTATTGCTTTAAAAGCAGACATCGCCGCCAACTTGTTATTACCACCATTAGGAACACCAGAACCTAAGATTATGATGACTCGTAGTGTAGGGAAATCTCCCCTCATCTCAAGTCCTCAACCTACTTAG
- a CDS encoding Ni/Fe hydrogenase subunit alpha has translation MAKTVVIDPVTRIEGHAKISIYLDDVGEVSDAQFHVVEYRGFEKFCEGRPMWEMAGITARICGICPVSHLLASAKTGDKIQAVQVPPAGEKLRRMMNLAQFTQSHALSFFHLSSPDFLLGWDSDPAKRNVFGLMAADPELARAGIRLRQFGQTVIELLGARKIHAAWAVPGGVRSPLSEEGRTWIRERLPESRATLDIALNLFKRFLDQFGAEAEVFGTFPSLFMGLVGKNGEWEHYGGHIRFTDSNGNIVADGLSEDNYRDYLGEAVEPWSYLKFPYYKPMGYPDGIYRVGPLARVNICSHFGTPDADKELREFRDRVGGVATSSFMYHYARLLEILASLEKIEELVNDPDITSKRCRAEAGINNLEGVGVSEAPRGTLFHHYQVDENGILKKVNLIIATGQNNLGMNKTVTQIAKHYIHGNEIPEGMLNRVEAGIRCYDPCLSCSTHAAGQMPLHVQLVAGDGTVVDEVYRD, from the coding sequence GTGGCAAAAACAGTAGTAATTGACCCGGTAACGCGGATAGAGGGTCACGCCAAGATTTCTATTTATTTGGATGATGTGGGGGAAGTATCAGACGCCCAGTTTCACGTAGTGGAATATCGGGGGTTTGAGAAGTTCTGCGAAGGTCGCCCCATGTGGGAAATGGCGGGGATAACTGCCCGCATTTGCGGCATTTGTCCGGTCAGCCACTTATTGGCATCGGCTAAAACTGGGGATAAAATTCAAGCGGTGCAGGTGCCACCAGCGGGGGAAAAACTGCGGCGGATGATGAATTTGGCGCAGTTTACCCAGTCTCACGCTTTGAGCTTTTTTCACCTCAGCAGTCCTGATTTTTTGCTGGGATGGGATAGTGACCCAGCCAAACGCAATGTGTTTGGTTTGATGGCGGCGGATCCGGAATTGGCACGAGCGGGGATTCGGCTGCGGCAGTTTGGTCAAACGGTGATAGAATTGTTGGGAGCGCGGAAGATTCACGCGGCTTGGGCGGTGCCCGGGGGTGTGCGATCGCCTTTGTCTGAAGAAGGTCGCACCTGGATTCGGGAACGGTTGCCCGAGTCTCGCGCTACTTTAGACATTGCCCTGAATTTATTTAAGCGGTTTCTCGACCAATTCGGCGCCGAGGCGGAAGTATTCGGGACATTCCCCTCTCTGTTTATGGGTTTAGTGGGGAAAAATGGCGAGTGGGAACATTATGGCGGTCATATTCGCTTTACCGATAGCAATGGTAATATTGTGGCGGACGGTTTGAGCGAAGATAACTATCGGGATTATCTTGGGGAAGCGGTAGAGCCTTGGTCTTATCTGAAATTCCCTTATTACAAACCAATGGGTTATCCCGATGGTATTTATCGGGTTGGACCTTTGGCGCGGGTGAATATTTGCTCTCACTTTGGCACTCCTGATGCTGACAAAGAGTTACGCGAGTTTCGCGATCGGGTGGGTGGCGTCGCTACCAGTTCCTTTATGTATCACTACGCTCGCCTCCTAGAAATCCTCGCTTCCCTAGAAAAAATCGAGGAGTTGGTCAACGACCCGGATATCACCTCAAAACGCTGTCGAGCGGAAGCTGGTATCAACAACCTGGAAGGCGTTGGCGTCAGCGAAGCACCCCGGGGTACTCTCTTCCATCACTACCAAGTAGATGAAAATGGTATCCTCAAGAAGGTGAATTTAATCATCGCCACCGGTCAAAACAACCTGGGGATGAATAAAACCGTGACTCAAATTGCTAAACATTACATTCACGGTAATGAAATTCCCGAAGGAATGTTAAACCGGGTAGAAGCAGGTATCCGCTGCTACGACCCCTGTTTAAGTTGCAGCACCCACGCCGCCGGTCAAATGCCGTTACACGTGCAATTGGTCGCTGGTGATGGCACAGTTGTTGATGAAGTTTATCGGGATTAA
- a CDS encoding oxidoreductase, with the protein MSEKIKLATIWLAGCSGCHMSFLDLDEWLFEVAKFADIVYSPVGCDLKEYPENVDVCLVEGAVANEENWELLLKVRKRTKFLISFGDCAVTANVPAMRNMLGKADQVLKRSYLELGDVTPQLPHFPGIVPELLERVSPVHEVVQIDMFIPGCPPSAPRIQAAIEPLLKGETPKMEGRDMIKFG; encoded by the coding sequence ATGTCAGAAAAAATCAAATTAGCCACGATATGGCTAGCAGGTTGCTCGGGCTGTCATATGTCTTTTTTGGATTTAGATGAGTGGCTGTTTGAAGTTGCCAAATTTGCCGATATCGTCTATAGTCCTGTGGGGTGTGACCTCAAAGAATACCCGGAAAACGTAGATGTTTGCTTGGTAGAAGGGGCGGTAGCTAATGAGGAAAACTGGGAGCTACTGCTAAAGGTGAGAAAACGGACGAAATTTCTGATTTCTTTTGGGGATTGCGCGGTGACGGCAAACGTCCCAGCGATGCGGAATATGCTGGGAAAAGCCGACCAAGTGCTAAAACGCTCTTATCTGGAATTGGGAGATGTCACCCCGCAATTACCCCACTTTCCTGGTATTGTGCCAGAATTGCTAGAGCGCGTGTCTCCGGTGCATGAGGTGGTACAAATAGATATGTTTATCCCCGGATGCCCGCCGAGCGCGCCTCGCATTCAAGCGGCGATCGAGCCTTTGTTGAAAGGGGAAACCCCGAAAATGGAAGGGCGAGACATGATTAAATTTGGTTGA
- the hoxU gene encoding bidirectional hydrogenase complex protein HoxU produces MSVNTLTINGVPIAIHENETLLTAAKEAGIRIPTLCHLEGVSDVGACRLCLVEIEGINKLLPACTTQVAEGMVVHTDTPKLKEYRRMTIELLFAEGNHVCAVCVANGNCELQDLAIEVGMDHSRFEYRFPTREVDVSHPQFGIDHNRCVMCTRCVRVCDEIEGAHVWDVASRGATCQIISGMNQPWGSVDACTACGKCVEACPTGAIFRKGSTVAEMTHDRGKLEFLAAARTKKEWTR; encoded by the coding sequence ATGTCAGTAAATACGCTCACAATTAATGGTGTTCCGATCGCGATTCACGAGAATGAAACTCTGCTGACGGCGGCGAAAGAGGCGGGAATTAGAATCCCCACTTTGTGCCATCTAGAAGGGGTTTCCGATGTGGGTGCCTGTCGCCTATGTTTGGTAGAAATTGAAGGCATTAATAAACTTTTGCCTGCTTGTACTACCCAGGTGGCTGAGGGAATGGTAGTCCATACGGATACGCCGAAATTGAAAGAATATCGGCGGATGACGATCGAGTTGCTGTTTGCAGAAGGCAATCACGTTTGCGCGGTGTGCGTGGCGAATGGGAATTGCGAGTTGCAAGATTTGGCGATCGAAGTGGGGATGGACCACTCCCGGTTTGAGTACCGCTTCCCCACGCGGGAGGTAGATGTATCTCACCCCCAATTTGGCATCGACCACAACCGCTGTGTCATGTGTACGCGCTGCGTGCGGGTGTGCGATGAAATTGAAGGCGCTCACGTGTGGGATGTGGCGAGTCGCGGCGCTACTTGCCAAATCATTTCAGGAATGAATCAACCTTGGGGGTCTGTGGATGCTTGCACTGCCTGCGGTAAGTGCGTTGAGGCTTGTCCTACGGGGGCAATTTTCCGCAAGGGTTCCACGGTGGCGGAAATGACGCACGATCGGGGCAAACTAGAATTTCTCGCCGCCGCTCGCACCAAGAAAGAATGGACTCGTTAA
- the nuoF gene encoding NADH-quinone oxidoreductase subunit NuoF produces MDLTELREVAKKERAAYKSIRVHCCTSTGCQASNSLDVKKNLEQAVKDGGLEDQVQVVGVGCMGFCGRGPLVEIDPEETLYEEVTPEQAASIIDGIKGTGEATAIKGDSKHPFFSRQMRIVRENSGKIDPERIEEYIAVGGYEALYKVLHDMTPEQVVQEITRSGLRGRGGGGYPTGLKWATVAKMPGDQKYVICNADEGDPGAFMDRSVLESDPHLVLEGMAIAAYAVGANHGFIYVRAEYPLAIQRLQKAIQQGKKYGVLGSQIFDSPFDFKIDIRIGAGAFVCGEETALIGSVEGKRGNPRPRPPYPAQSGLWECPTLINNVETLANITTIISKGAEWYASIGTEKSKGTKIFALTGKIRNNGLIEVPMGITLREIVEEMGGGVPDGTVKAVQTGGPSGGCIPAEMLDTPVDYDSLTKLGSMMGSGGMVVMDHTTNMVDVAKFYMEFCRDESCGKCIPCRAGTVQMDEMLNKILKGKATLADIEKLEALCQMVAQTSLCGLGMTAPNPVISTLRYFREEYLRLLQQSSNGKVPV; encoded by the coding sequence ATGGATTTAACGGAACTGCGCGAGGTAGCGAAGAAAGAACGCGCCGCATACAAGAGCATTCGCGTCCACTGCTGCACCTCAACAGGCTGTCAGGCATCTAATTCTTTAGACGTGAAGAAAAATCTGGAACAGGCAGTTAAAGATGGAGGTTTAGAAGACCAGGTACAGGTGGTAGGCGTTGGCTGTATGGGGTTTTGCGGGCGCGGACCTTTAGTGGAAATCGACCCAGAAGAAACTCTTTATGAAGAGGTGACACCAGAGCAAGCTGCCAGTATTATTGATGGCATTAAAGGCACTGGAGAAGCAACGGCAATTAAAGGGGATTCTAAACACCCATTTTTTAGCCGCCAAATGCGCATCGTCAGAGAAAATAGCGGCAAAATTGACCCGGAACGCATCGAAGAATATATCGCCGTTGGCGGTTATGAAGCGCTGTACAAAGTGCTGCACGATATGACGCCGGAGCAGGTAGTACAGGAAATTACCCGTAGTGGGTTACGCGGACGTGGCGGCGGCGGTTATCCCACGGGGTTAAAGTGGGCAACGGTGGCAAAAATGCCGGGAGACCAAAAATATGTCATCTGTAATGCGGATGAGGGCGACCCGGGGGCATTTATGGACCGGAGTGTGCTGGAAAGTGACCCGCATTTGGTGCTAGAAGGGATGGCGATCGCAGCCTACGCCGTCGGCGCTAACCACGGTTTTATCTACGTCCGCGCTGAATATCCCCTCGCCATTCAACGCCTACAAAAAGCCATCCAACAAGGCAAAAAATACGGCGTCCTCGGTAGCCAAATTTTCGATAGTCCCTTCGACTTCAAAATCGACATTCGCATCGGTGCTGGCGCCTTCGTTTGTGGCGAAGAAACTGCCCTCATTGGCTCCGTGGAAGGCAAACGCGGCAACCCCCGTCCCCGTCCCCCTTACCCCGCTCAGTCCGGGTTATGGGAATGTCCCACGCTCATCAATAACGTGGAAACTTTGGCAAATATCACGACAATTATCAGCAAAGGTGCGGAATGGTATGCCAGTATCGGTACGGAAAAGAGCAAAGGCACGAAAATTTTCGCCCTCACTGGCAAAATCCGCAACAATGGCTTAATTGAAGTGCCGATGGGCATTACTTTGCGGGAAATTGTGGAAGAAATGGGCGGCGGTGTCCCCGATGGTACGGTGAAAGCGGTACAAACTGGCGGGCCTTCTGGTGGCTGCATTCCCGCTGAGATGCTCGACACCCCAGTAGATTATGATTCGCTGACGAAACTGGGCTCGATGATGGGTTCTGGCGGCATGGTGGTGATGGACCACACCACGAATATGGTGGATGTGGCGAAGTTCTATATGGAATTCTGCCGGGATGAGTCTTGCGGTAAGTGCATTCCCTGTCGTGCTGGCACGGTGCAAATGGATGAAATGCTCAATAAAATCCTCAAGGGCAAAGCCACATTGGCTGATATAGAGAAGTTAGAAGCGCTCTGTCAGATGGTGGCGCAAACTAGCCTTTGTGGTTTGGGGATGACGGCGCCGAACCCGGTAATTAGTACCTTGCGTTATTTCCGGGAGGAGTATTTACGGCTGTTGCAGCAAAGCTCTAATGGGAAAGTCCCCGTTTAG
- the hoxE gene encoding bidirectional hydrogenase complex protein HoxE codes for MMQSTEAEAKPKAKKETAHPSGDKRFKVLDMTMKRNQYRQDALIEVLHKAQEAFGYLEEDVLMYVARGLKLPLSRVYGVATFYHLFSLKPQGAHTCVVCLGTACYVKGANALLEGLEQDYNLKPGETSPDGQVSLVTARCIGACGIAPAVVIDGTVAGKQTRETIVSRIKEYL; via the coding sequence ATGATGCAATCTACAGAAGCAGAAGCAAAACCCAAAGCGAAGAAAGAAACAGCTCATCCCAGCGGAGATAAGCGCTTCAAAGTGTTGGATATGACCATGAAGCGGAATCAATACCGCCAAGATGCGCTCATTGAGGTACTACACAAGGCTCAGGAAGCATTCGGCTATCTGGAAGAAGATGTATTGATGTACGTAGCGCGGGGGTTAAAGCTACCCCTGAGTCGGGTGTACGGCGTGGCGACGTTTTACCACCTGTTCTCCCTCAAGCCTCAAGGCGCCCACACTTGCGTAGTCTGTTTGGGAACGGCTTGCTATGTGAAAGGCGCGAACGCCCTGCTAGAAGGATTGGAGCAAGACTACAATTTGAAGCCGGGAGAAACCTCGCCCGATGGGCAAGTTTCTTTGGTGACAGCTCGGTGTATTGGGGCTTGTGGTATTGCGCCTGCAGTGGTGATTGATGGCACGGTAGCAGGCAAGCAAACGCGGGAAACGATCGTCAGCCGGATTAAAGAATACCTCTAA
- a CDS encoding 6-phosphofructokinase, with product MDVVGVKKRLGVFTSGGDAPGMNAAVRAVVRAALNQDLEVYAIYEGYQGMVEGGERIRKMDWDSVGGILARGGTIIGTARCLEFQTREGRRQAARNLVEYGIEALVAIGGDGSLTGATILHREWPELLAELVENGEIGQEMAVKHAHLALVGLPASIDNDLYGSDMTIGTDTALHRIAEAADAISSTASSHQRTFIIEVMGRNCGYLALMGGLATGADWVMIPEKPPAGEHWEEQMCQVLKAGRDSGRRDTIVMVAEGARDAQGNPIRSDDIKKVLEERLGEDARVTILGHVQRGGSPSAFDRNLSTLLGYAAVAEVLADDPSPEPVLMGLRGNRITRTPLSYCVENSRKIAAAIASGDYPQAMALRGDTFGEIFHTFSTLMQATPPNCKPDTPPPIDKPLRIAVLTCGAAASGMNTAVRAAVRLGIDKCHTMLGVENGFRGLIEGHIRELDWVSVRGWATTGGSSLGTSRKIPKGRDLYDIARRIEKHDIHALLIIGGWSGYQAAYQLYNQRENFPAFNIPIICIPATINNNLPGSEYSIGSDTALNNIIQAVDKIKQSAVASNRCFVVKVMGRYCGYLALLSGMATGAEQVYLHEDGVTLSNLQHDLDYLINSFERGKRLGLIICNENAHPVYNSDFISALFAEEGKKLFQVRQAVLGHLQQGGDPSPFDRIQATRLAAKAIDFLIAEADKHSPAAAAIGLQGSQVQFWNLSELPVQMDTDHQRPKHQWWWELRDIASNLSHHTPHL from the coding sequence GTGGATGTCGTGGGTGTGAAAAAGCGTCTGGGTGTATTCACCAGTGGCGGAGATGCTCCGGGAATGAATGCAGCAGTGCGAGCCGTGGTGCGGGCCGCCCTGAATCAGGATTTGGAAGTATATGCCATCTATGAAGGCTATCAAGGGATGGTAGAAGGCGGAGAGCGCATCCGCAAAATGGATTGGGACTCGGTGGGGGGTATTTTAGCTCGCGGCGGCACCATCATCGGCACCGCTCGGTGTCTGGAATTTCAAACCCGGGAGGGCCGCAGGCAGGCAGCGCGCAATCTGGTGGAATATGGTATCGAGGCTTTAGTGGCGATCGGCGGTGATGGTAGCCTCACCGGAGCCACCATCTTGCACCGGGAATGGCCAGAACTCCTGGCAGAACTGGTAGAAAACGGCGAAATTGGCCAGGAAATGGCGGTCAAACACGCCCACTTGGCATTAGTGGGGTTGCCCGCTTCCATTGATAATGACCTCTACGGCAGCGATATGACGATCGGCACCGATACGGCCCTGCACCGCATTGCCGAAGCCGCCGATGCCATATCCTCCACCGCCTCCAGTCACCAGCGCACCTTCATCATCGAAGTTATGGGGCGCAACTGCGGTTATTTAGCCCTGATGGGAGGTTTGGCGACGGGAGCTGACTGGGTGATGATTCCAGAAAAACCCCCCGCCGGAGAACATTGGGAAGAGCAGATGTGCCAGGTCCTCAAAGCCGGACGAGATTCGGGCCGTCGGGATACGATCGTCATGGTGGCTGAAGGCGCCCGGGATGCTCAAGGCAACCCCATTCGCAGCGATGATATCAAAAAAGTTCTGGAAGAACGTCTCGGGGAAGATGCCCGGGTGACCATTTTGGGACACGTGCAGCGGGGAGGCTCCCCCAGCGCCTTCGATCGCAACCTTAGCACCCTCTTAGGTTACGCCGCCGTGGCTGAAGTTCTTGCCGATGACCCCTCCCCCGAACCGGTCCTCATGGGTCTGCGCGGCAACCGGATCACCCGCACCCCCCTGAGCTACTGCGTGGAGAACAGCCGCAAAATAGCCGCAGCAATCGCATCTGGCGACTACCCCCAAGCAATGGCTCTACGGGGGGACACCTTCGGTGAAATCTTCCACACCTTTTCCACCCTGATGCAGGCGACGCCACCCAACTGCAAACCAGACACCCCACCCCCGATCGATAAACCCCTGCGCATCGCCGTCCTCACCTGTGGCGCCGCCGCCTCCGGGATGAACACCGCCGTCAGAGCCGCCGTCCGCCTTGGCATCGACAAATGTCACACCATGCTGGGCGTCGAAAACGGCTTTCGGGGACTCATCGAAGGCCACATCAGAGAACTAGATTGGGTGAGCGTGCGCGGTTGGGCCACTACCGGCGGCTCCAGCCTCGGCACCAGTCGCAAAATCCCCAAAGGCCGGGACCTCTACGACATCGCCCGCCGCATAGAAAAACACGATATCCACGCCCTCTTAATCATCGGTGGCTGGTCCGGCTATCAAGCCGCCTATCAACTCTACAACCAGCGGGAAAACTTCCCCGCCTTCAACATCCCCATCATCTGTATCCCCGCCACCATCAACAACAACCTCCCCGGTAGCGAATACAGCATCGGCTCGGACACCGCCCTAAATAACATTATCCAAGCGGTAGATAAAATCAAGCAGTCCGCTGTGGCCTCCAACCGCTGTTTCGTCGTCAAAGTCATGGGCCGTTACTGCGGCTATCTCGCCCTTCTCAGCGGTATGGCTACCGGGGCCGAGCAAGTTTACCTCCATGAAGACGGGGTGACTCTGAGCAACCTGCAGCATGACCTAGATTACCTGATCAACTCCTTTGAACGGGGTAAGCGCTTAGGCTTAATCATCTGCAATGAAAACGCCCACCCAGTTTATAACAGCGATTTCATCAGCGCCCTGTTTGCCGAAGAAGGGAAAAAACTCTTCCAAGTGCGCCAAGCCGTCCTCGGACATTTGCAACAAGGCGGCGACCCCTCCCCGTTCGATCGCATTCAAGCCACCCGCCTCGCCGCCAAAGCCATTGATTTTCTCATCGCTGAAGCGGACAAACATTCCCCCGCCGCCGCCGCGATCGGGCTCCAAGGCTCCCAAGTCCAATTTTGGAACCTCAGCGAATTACCCGTACAGATGGACACTGACCACCAACGCCCGAAACATCAATGGTGGTGGGAACTGCGGGATATCGCCTCTAACCTCTCCCACCATACGCCCCATCTTTAG